One part of the Micrococcus sp. 2A genome encodes these proteins:
- a CDS encoding enoyl-CoA hydratase/isomerase family protein — protein MAETRETPQAEADPDVVGPRLAAADFTALRIEEREDRLHARMDRPAVRNAIDATMVDEFHAVCAHLEQNPKILIISGTQVESKKAPGTFSGIFASGADIGQLRERRRNDALRGVNSQVFDRIHRLPMPVIAAIDGFALGGGAELAYAADFRIATPSLKMGQPETGLGITAAAGAQWRLKELVGEPVALELLLAGRILDAQEALDLTLVTELHEPDHLEDAAHALADRIAQQDPLAVRLSKRVFHLPREAHPHVDEIAQAILFESEAKFERMQAFLDRKKK, from the coding sequence ATGGCCGAGACCCGCGAGACCCCTCAGGCCGAAGCGGATCCCGACGTCGTGGGCCCGCGCCTGGCCGCGGCGGACTTCACCGCCCTGCGGATCGAGGAGCGCGAGGACCGGCTCCACGCGCGCATGGACCGCCCCGCGGTGCGCAACGCGATCGACGCGACCATGGTGGACGAGTTCCACGCGGTGTGCGCACACCTCGAGCAGAACCCCAAGATCCTCATCATCTCGGGCACGCAGGTGGAGTCGAAGAAGGCCCCCGGCACGTTCTCGGGCATCTTCGCGTCCGGCGCGGACATCGGCCAGCTGCGCGAGCGGCGCCGCAACGACGCCCTGCGCGGCGTGAACTCGCAGGTGTTCGACCGCATCCACCGCCTGCCGATGCCCGTCATCGCCGCGATCGACGGCTTCGCCCTGGGCGGCGGCGCCGAGCTCGCGTACGCGGCGGACTTCCGCATCGCCACGCCCTCCCTGAAGATGGGCCAGCCGGAGACCGGCCTCGGCATCACGGCTGCCGCGGGCGCGCAGTGGCGCCTCAAGGAGCTCGTCGGCGAGCCGGTGGCCCTCGAGCTGCTGCTGGCCGGCCGCATCCTGGACGCCCAGGAGGCCCTGGACCTCACGCTCGTCACCGAGCTGCACGAGCCGGACCACCTGGAGGACGCCGCCCACGCCCTGGCGGACCGCATCGCGCAGCAGGACCCCCTGGCGGTGCGCCTGTCCAAGCGCGTGTTCCACCTGCCCCGCGAGGCCCACCCCCACGTGGACGAGATCGCGCAGGCCATCCTGTTCGAGTCCGAGGCCAAGTTCGAGCGCATGCAGGCGTTCCTGGACCGCAAGAAGAAGTGA
- a CDS encoding 3-hydroxyacyl-CoA dehydrogenase family protein, translated as MTETQNTPDTSRASVPDVVGVLGGGRMGGGIAHAFLTSGAAEVIVVERDAQSAEAAKERIEADLAKSLERGQLDGNLDVWAERLTISLDRADFARCGLVVEAVFEDMQVKIDALTDVEKHLAEDAWLATNTSSLSVDEIARHLQRPERFCGLHYFNPVPASKLVEVVIGEQTGEELTALSTAWVRGLGKTPVVVKDAPGFASSRLGVAIALEAIRMVEEGVASPEDIDAAMVLGYKFPVGPLALTDIVGLDVRLGIAEYLESQLGERFAPPQLMRDMVARGELGRKSGKGFFDYR; from the coding sequence ATGACCGAGACCCAGAACACCCCTGACACCTCCCGCGCGTCCGTGCCCGACGTCGTCGGCGTCCTCGGCGGCGGCCGCATGGGCGGCGGCATCGCCCACGCCTTCCTCACCTCCGGTGCCGCCGAGGTGATCGTGGTGGAGCGCGACGCGCAGTCGGCCGAGGCAGCCAAGGAGCGGATCGAGGCGGACCTCGCGAAGTCCCTCGAGCGCGGCCAGCTGGACGGCAACCTGGACGTGTGGGCCGAGCGCCTCACGATCTCCCTGGACCGCGCCGACTTCGCCCGCTGCGGGCTCGTGGTGGAGGCCGTCTTCGAGGACATGCAGGTCAAGATCGACGCCCTCACCGACGTCGAGAAGCACCTGGCCGAGGACGCGTGGCTCGCCACGAACACCTCCTCGCTGTCCGTGGACGAGATCGCCCGCCACCTGCAGCGCCCCGAGCGCTTCTGCGGCCTGCACTACTTCAACCCGGTTCCGGCCTCGAAGCTCGTGGAGGTCGTCATCGGCGAGCAGACCGGCGAGGAGCTCACGGCCCTCTCCACCGCGTGGGTGCGCGGCCTGGGCAAGACCCCGGTCGTGGTGAAGGACGCGCCCGGCTTCGCGTCGTCGCGCCTCGGCGTGGCCATCGCGCTCGAGGCCATCCGCATGGTCGAGGAGGGCGTGGCCTCCCCCGAGGACATCGACGCCGCCATGGTGCTCGGCTACAAGTTCCCCGTCGGCCCGCTCGCGCTGACGGACATCGTGGGCCTGGACGTGCGCCTTGGAATCGCCGAGTACCTCGAGTCCCAGCTCGGCGAGCGCTTCGCCCCGCCGCAGCTCATGCGGGACATGGTGGCCCGCGGCGAGCTCGGCCGGAAGTCCGGCAAGGGCTTCTTCGACTACCGCTGA